The segment TGTTGCTCACCCAGCACCTGTTCGCCTTCAGCATCGACGAACGGGCGGGCTTCCTCTTTGACGGTAAAAATGGTCAGGTCGGCGTCGTAACCGACCGCCAGGCAACCTTTGTTTTTCAGTCGCAGACCTTCAGCGGCTTTGCGTGTCACGCAGTCGATCACCTGCGGCAATGTCATGCCAATGCTGAAGAATTTCGACATCACATGCGCCAGGCTGTGCACCGGGCCATTGATACGGTTGCGGCAGTAGATATCGGAGCTGATGGTGTCAGGCAGAATGCCCTGCGCAATCGCCTGACGCGCCACCTCAAAGCTGAAGCTGGCGCTGCCGTGGCCGATATCCAGCCGCACACCACGCGCTAACGCATTCTTCACCGCGGCTTTCAGCTCGCCCTGCGGCGTAAGAATGCGGTTGGGTTTGCCGTTGTAGCAATGGGTGATGATGTCGCCGGAAGTCAGCAGATCGGCAATGTCCTCCAGCACCGGCGGGTTGTTGCCGATATGCACCATCAGCGGCAGATCACCCGCCGCCTGCTGGATGGCTTTGGCCCGGATTAACGGCTGGATACCGTTTTCGCCCACTACGCTGCTGCTCATACGCGCTTTGAGGCCGACGATAAAATCGGGACGACGCTGAATAGCCTGCACCACCGCCTCACCGTCGATTTGCGCCATATCGGCCAGCTCGTTTTGCGTGACAATGCCGGTGCGGGCTATGTTGATCAGCGCACGAACGTCGGTCGTGACCTGTCGCGTAAGCTGATAAAAATCGTCAATATCATCAGCGCCGGTGCTGCCGGCATCCACCACCGTGGTGACCCCCTGTGCCACACCGATGGCATCCGCATCGTCGTGATAAATCGGCGATTTGGGATAACAGTGAACGTGGCTGTCGATCCAGCCTGCGCTGAGGTAGTAGCGCCCGGCCAGGTCGCGTTCTTGTGCCGCCTGACCGCTTACGCTACCCAGTGCGGCGATTTTGCCGTCCTGCCACGCAATATCCACCAGCTGTCCGTCGCACAGACGCGCACGACGGAGAATGACATCAAACATACCCCCTCCTTAGAGAGAAACCGGGAAGATCGCGCCCAGCACCATGGCACCGAGAATCGCACCACCGGTAATCGGCTTGTTCCACAGGTAAAACAGCAGCGAACCCGCCAACGAACCAAGACCAATAGGAATTGACGCGGTCATTGCCGACAGGATGATCAACGGACCGAGGAAGCGGCCAGAGGCGTTACCCGCCCCCATCATCACGTCGGCACCGTAGGTGGAGTCGCTCTGATTGATGGTGAACTTACGCGCCAGGATGATGATGTAGCCAATCGCCACGCCAATCACCAGACCGGTTGCCAGCGAGGCGGCGAAGTTCGCGACTGGGAAGACAATGCCCGCGCCCAGTAACAACGCCGGAACCCCCAGACCCACGCCGGTCTGAATCGCCCCGCCGATATCGAGAATCCCCACCAGCGAACCTTCGATTATACGGGCGAACAGGAAGCTGGCACCGAACGCCGCTACCGCGCCGTAGACCCCGGTTTCCATGCCGGAACGCAGCATGGAGACAAACGCCACTTCGTTAAAAGCACCAATGCCGTACAGGTAGTACATATGCGTACCGGCAAACACCCCGGCGGAGAGCAGGCCGACAAAAATCGGGAAAGACCAGTCGGCGTACCAGAACCCTTTGTTTTCGTTCATGCTGATGGCTCCTTATTTGCCGCTGAGGCTGTTGTGAATCATGTCCAGCCAGCCGGGAATACCCAGTTGGAAGGATTGCAGCAGTTTCATGTCAAAGCCGCGGAAGAAACCGCTCAGCACGAACAGCAGCACAATGGCGGTCATCATCACCTTGGTGACTTTGTTCCAGCCGCTCTCCTCGACACCCTTACCGATCAGGATACCCAGAACCAGGCCCGGTACGGCGTTGCCCATAATCAGCTGCGCCAGGCCGCCGAAAATGGTGGCCCAGAAGCCCGATTTCTTACCGGCATCAATCGCTGCCAGCCAGAAAATCACTGGCATCACGGTGTTCACCAGCAGGTTGGCCGCCGGTACCAATACTTTTACCGCCGTAACCTGCAACGCTGCCGGAACGGCAGAAGCGGTGCTGTTCAGGAAGGCGACGACGATCATGCCGATGATGCCGCAGGCAATCGCCATCTTCTTCGGGTTGTGTAGTGTTTCTGCTACGTTGCGGTTTTTCACCATCAGGGCCGCCGCGCCCCAGTTCGGCAGGATGCGATGGTCAACATCCTGAGTGAAGGAACCCGCTGCAACGGATGAAGCCCAGGCGTTAAAGAAAAAGCCGAGACCAAAGGAGAAGTGCGATGCCGGATCGCCCTCACAGGAGTTAAGCTCGCCCAGCGTACGGAACGCGCCCATGCCCTGCGTGGTAGGAGCATGGAACATGCGCGCCGCACCTGCTCCAACGCCAACCCCTACCAACCCGCCAATGATTAACGACTTAAACAAAATAATTAAAAACATGCGTTTACCTTTGTTTTTCGTCTGTTGTTAAGGTGCCGCCGTGAATTCCACCTGTTCGGTATCGATCACGGTGACGCTGACGGTAATCTCCAGCTCCACGCTGTAGTTCCGTCGCTCACGCGCGAGGAAAAAGAACAAAAACTTCTCTGTCTTAACGCGCTCCTGCGCGCGCAGCACCCGGACATCCTGGGGTTCGATGCGCAGCAGAATTTTTTGTGTGGTGCGCAGCACCTGCTGCTGCACCTTACTCAGGGCATCGGCAAAGGCTTTGGCTTTGCTGTCACCTTTGCCCTGTACCGTTACCTGAGTCACGTATTGTTGTTTCATACTTAGCTGCCGTATTTTTTGTTCCAGGCCTGTACCAGCCGTTCACCCAGCTCTTCTTTATCCATAAAACCAAAACCGAGGACATTGGCACCTTCGTTAATCGCCGTGACGCCTTCATCAATCGAACGCATACCGTGCTTTGATTTGTAGCCATATTTGTTCTGCGCGGTAATTGCCCCCGCACCGCCGCTGCCGCAGAAGGAGATGCCGAAATCCGCATTTTCTGCCTTCATGACGTCACCCAGCTTCATATCTGCCGCTACCCCCGGCACCACCACGGCACGCCCACCGGCTTTCTCTACGCCAGCCGCGACTTTTTGCCCTTTACCCAAACGATCACCAATGACTACCGTTACCATGTTCAATTCCTCTTTGATTGCTGACTTAATTCGATCTTGCTACTTCAATGTGGACGGACAGCAACCACGCCTCTTCGCGTGGCAGGTTGCCAAACAGATCCACCACCTGCTGCGCCAGCGCCATGGTCTCGGGCGAGATGTCCTCAAACAGCTCCGCTTCCACTTCCGGTAACGCTTCACCGGTCAGGGAGCGCGAGGCCATTGCTCGCACATGTGAGGCCAGCATCTGCTGCTGCACCGCATTGGGTTCAATGTGGTGCGCGGCATACAGCGCGGCAATCTGCATCATCACGTTATCCGCCAGCGCCTGAATCGCTTCCGGCGTGCTTTGTTTCAGCGGAACAGCTTCACTACTCACCTGGCTCACTCCTGTTTACAGCGGACAATGACAGTTAATTCGCGTTGAGAAGAAATTACGCTGTTCGCTGTTGGCTGTGGAGACGCATCTTTTCCACCTCAAAGTGGAAATCATGCGAGCAACTGTGCGCCAGATCGCAGGATGCACGAATAATGCAAAACGCATCACGTTTTACACAGAATGATGGATTTAACGCATTCAGGCAGTCAGATATGACCAGGGAAATAAGGCCAGCCAATTAGCTGGCCTGACTATCAGCGGAATTTCTTATGGTTGGCGTTGCGAATATCTTCCAGTTTCTTCGCTTCGGTTTTGGCTTCGTCCAGTTTGTTGGCTTTCGCCAGTTGGTCGACCACATCAATCTGGGCGATCAATGAATCAAGTCCGGCATGGAAATCCTTGATCTGGGCGCTATCAGCAGGCTGACCTTCCAGCTTTTCCGGCGTGGATTTTTTGGCATCCTCCGCCGCCTGGCGCATCTTGCCCAGTGCGGTTTGCATCTCCTGCGCATCATCAGTTTTTTTAACCGTGCTCAGGCCATCTTTGAGGGTATCCATATCTTTTTCCAGGTCAGCCGCATATAAGCTGGCACTGGAGAACAACAACGACAGAGACAACATTGCAATCACATGCTTACGCATCGTTTATTCCTTTTTTATTTTACTGACAAAAAAGGCAGCCTTGCGGGCTGCCTTCAGGAAGCGATGTCATTATTGACCGGCGATCTTC is part of the Pantoea phytobeneficialis genome and harbors:
- a CDS encoding amidohydrolase/deacetylase family metallohydrolase; this encodes MFDVILRRARLCDGQLVDIAWQDGKIAALGSVSGQAAQERDLAGRYYLSAGWIDSHVHCYPKSPIYHDDADAIGVAQGVTTVVDAGSTGADDIDDFYQLTRQVTTDVRALINIARTGIVTQNELADMAQIDGEAVVQAIQRRPDFIVGLKARMSSSVVGENGIQPLIRAKAIQQAAGDLPLMVHIGNNPPVLEDIADLLTSGDIITHCYNGKPNRILTPQGELKAAVKNALARGVRLDIGHGSASFSFEVARQAIAQGILPDTISSDIYCRNRINGPVHSLAHVMSKFFSIGMTLPQVIDCVTRKAAEGLRLKNKGCLAVGYDADLTIFTVKEEARPFVDAEGEQVLGEQHLVPLAAVVAGQWHLTDEGKANHVFDL
- a CDS encoding DUF4310 family protein — its product is MNENKGFWYADWSFPIFVGLLSAGVFAGTHMYYLYGIGAFNEVAFVSMLRSGMETGVYGAVAAFGASFLFARIIEGSLVGILDIGGAIQTGVGLGVPALLLGAGIVFPVANFAASLATGLVIGVAIGYIIILARKFTINQSDSTYGADVMMGAGNASGRFLGPLIILSAMTASIPIGLGSLAGSLLFYLWNKPITGGAILGAMVLGAIFPVSL
- a CDS encoding DUF4311 domain-containing protein, with product MFLIILFKSLIIGGLVGVGVGAGAARMFHAPTTQGMGAFRTLGELNSCEGDPASHFSFGLGFFFNAWASSVAAGSFTQDVDHRILPNWGAAALMVKNRNVAETLHNPKKMAIACGIIGMIVVAFLNSTASAVPAALQVTAVKVLVPAANLLVNTVMPVIFWLAAIDAGKKSGFWATIFGGLAQLIMGNAVPGLVLGILIGKGVEESGWNKVTKVMMTAIVLLFVLSGFFRGFDMKLLQSFQLGIPGWLDMIHNSLSGK
- a CDS encoding DUF4312 family protein, with product MKQQYVTQVTVQGKGDSKAKAFADALSKVQQQVLRTTQKILLRIEPQDVRVLRAQERVKTEKFLFFFLARERRNYSVELEITVSVTVIDTEQVEFTAAP
- a CDS encoding SFCGS family glycine-rich protein, with amino-acid sequence MNMVTVVIGDRLGKGQKVAAGVEKAGGRAVVVPGVAADMKLGDVMKAENADFGISFCGSGGAGAITAQNKYGYKSKHGMRSIDEGVTAINEGANVLGFGFMDKEELGERLVQAWNKKYGS
- the cybC gene encoding cytochrome b562, producing MRKHVIAMLSLSLLFSSASLYAADLEKDMDTLKDGLSTVKKTDDAQEMQTALGKMRQAAEDAKKSTPEKLEGQPADSAQIKDFHAGLDSLIAQIDVVDQLAKANKLDEAKTEAKKLEDIRNANHKKFR